One window from the genome of Salvia miltiorrhiza cultivar Shanhuang (shh) chromosome 7, IMPLAD_Smil_shh, whole genome shotgun sequence encodes:
- the LOC130992228 gene encoding auxin-induced protein 22C-like, whose translation MEKSGPGLETELRLGLPGGSGGEVEKNEKKRVFEEFDGCEDKAAVHKNQVVGWPPVAAFRRKNSFNGGKMYVKVSMDGAPFLRKVDLTMHKGYSELVRALEDLFGCFGIGEALKEDEENYEFVPIYEDKDGDWMLLGDVPWEMFAESCKRLRVMKRAEAKGVGLHAKDLLKGLSKEE comes from the exons ATGGAGAAAAGCGGCCCCGGACTTGAAACGGAGCTGCGGCTGGGGCTTCCCGGCGGCAGCGGCGGTGAAGTGGAGAAGAATGAGAAGAAAAGGGTTTTTGAGGAGTTTGATGGGTGTGAGGATAAGGCGGCGGTGCACAAGAATCAGGTGGTGGGGTGGCCGCCGGTGGCGGCGTTCCGGCGTAAAAACAGCTTCAACGGCGGCAAAATGTACGTGAAGGTTAGCATGGATGGAGCCCCCTTTCTTAGGAAGGTTGATTTGACCATGCACAAAGGCTATTCTGAGCTTGTTAGGGCTCTTGAAGATTTGTTTGGCTGTTTTGGAATTG GGGAAGCATTGAAGGAGGATGAAgaaaattatgaatttgttcCCATCTATGAGGACAAAGATGGGGACTGGATGCTTCTTGGAGATGTTCCATGGGA GATGTTTGCAGAGTCATGCAAAAGGTTGAGGGTGATGAAAAGGGCAGAAGCCAAAGGTGTTGGGCTTCATGCAAAGGACCTTCTCAAGGGACTTTCCAAAGAGGAGTAG